In Cicer arietinum cultivar CDC Frontier isolate Library 1 chromosome 7, Cicar.CDCFrontier_v2.0, whole genome shotgun sequence, a single window of DNA contains:
- the LOC101498458 gene encoding uncharacterized protein isoform X1: protein MHFYTHAEHNVRRTNYSRNSTPSFSREFRVVRDNRVNHIYKEVKPPLLQHSTSTTEKLPINTSDKSSSAASNNQKSSGARNHQAHNGPSVSHARQSKDAATNVGGKKTTSEDKQGTTSNSSARVQPTKPNNSHHSSSTAASTSSVVGVYSSSTDPVHVPSPDSRSSGVVGAIRREVGVVGVRRQSSSDHKPKQLFASSSSHANSVTGKDGTSADSLQSVGAVSKTEQLSQTAVTEPSFPSMSVSRPSLNNQYNNRPHQQLVGHQRVSQHNKEWKPKSSQKTNSNGPGVIGTPKKSVSSPAENSEDIESDTAQLQDKRSQLNVYENQNVIIAQHIRVPEIDRRRLTFGTIGVGTELDSLRHQSQYQLIGATEKSNGEATTSLTVPASELSTDDVSGSKPVDLRDDHIRSTESDSPASGSASEQQLPDNKESSSPENLENYANIRLAYDPPSGYDIPYFRPSMDETVRGQVLSPPQEVMNSHAANGVPTSTISMVQQQQPPVAQMYPQVHLSHYANLMPYRQFLSPVYVPPMAVPGYSNNPPYPHPTNGNSYVLMPGGGSHLNANSLKYGVQQFKPVPAGSPTGFGNFANPTAYAMLAPGVVGGASALEDSSRVKYKDNLYVPNPQGETSEIWLQNPRDLPGMQSTQYYNLPGQSPHAAPFMPSHTGHTSFNVAAAQSSHMQFPGMYQHPSQQAPMASPHHLGPAMGNNVGVGVAAAAAGAQVGAYQQPQLGHLNWTTNF from the exons ATGCATTTTTATACTCATGCTGAACATAATGTTCGAAGAACAAACTATTCTCGGAATTCTACACCTA GCTTCAGCAGAGAGTTTCGTGTTGTCAGAGACAACAGAGTAAACCATATATATAAAGAAGTAAAGCCTCCTTTGCTTCAACACTCAACATCCACCACTGAGAAATTACCTATAAACACTTCTGATAAGAG CTCGTCAGCAGCTTCTAACAATCAAAAGTCATCTGGTGCTAGAAATCACCAGGCTCATAATGGTCCTTCTGTTTCACATGCTAGACAGTCAAAAGATGCTGCTACAAATGTTGGTGGCAAAAAAACTACATCTGAGGACAAGCAAGGCACCACGTCAAATTCATCAGCACGTGTGCAACCAACTAAGCCTAACAACAGCCATCATAGTTCTTCGACAGCGGCTTCAACCAGTTCTGTAGTGGGAGTATATTCCTCTTCAACAGATCCAGTTCATGTTCCCTCTCCTGACTCCAGATCATCGGGTGTTGTTGGAGCCATTAGGCGTGAAGTTGGGGTTGTTGGTGTTCGCCGACAGTCTTCATCTGACCACAAACCGAAACAATTGTTTGCCTCTAGTAGTTCTCATGCTAATTCTGTTACTGGAAAAGATGGTACATCTGCTGATTCACTTCAATCAGTTGGTGCCGTCTCGAAGACTGAACAACTTAGTCAAACTGCTGTTACTGAGCCGTCATTCCCCAGCATGTCTGTCAGCAGACCGTCGTTGAACAATCAGTATAATAATAGGCCGCATCAACAACTTGTCGGACATCAGAGGG TCTCCCAGCATAATAAAGAGTGGAAGCCGAAATCCAGCCAGAAGACAAACAGCAACGGTCCTGGAGTGATTGGAACACCCAAAAAATCTGTTTCGTCCCCAGCTGAAAATTCTGAGGATATAGAATCAGATACAGCACAGCTTCAAGATAAACGTTCACAACTTAATGTATATGAGAACCAAAATGTGATCATAGCACAACATATTCGTGTTCCAGAGATCGATCGCCGCCGGCTGACCTTTGGTACCATTGGTGTTGGGACAGAACTTGATTCTTTGAGGCATCAATCTCAATATCAATTAATAGGAGCGACTGAAAAGTCCAATGGCGAAGCGACTACGAG CTTGACAGTACCTGCTTCAGAGTTGTCCACTGATGATGTTTCTGGGAGCAAGCCGGTGGATTTACGGGATGACCACATCAGAAGTACCGAGTCTGATTCTCCAGCATCTGGTTCTGCTTCTGAGCAACAGTTGCCTGATAACAAAGAATCTTCAAGCCCTGAGAATCTGGAAAATTATGCCAATATTCGATTG GCTTACGACCCTCCCTCTGGTTATGATATTCCTTATTTCAGACCTTCCATGGATGAAACTGTACGAGGACAGGTTCTTTCACCACCTCAGGAG GTTATGAACTCGCATGCTGCCAACGGTGTTCCGACATCCACAATTTCCATGGTGCAACAACAGCAACCTCCCGTCGCCCAAATGTATCCACAAGTTCACCTTTCACATTACGCTAACCTTATGCCCTATCGCCAGTTTCTGTCACCAGTCTACGTACCACCAATGGCCGTGCCTGGATACTCAAACAATCCTCCCTATCCTCATCCGACAAACGGCAACAGTTATGTGTTGATGCCTGGAGGTGGTTCCCATCTTAACGCCAACAGCCTTAAATACGGAGTTCAGCAGTTCAAGCCTGTTCCTGCTGGAAGTCCTACTGGGTTTGGAAACTTTGCCAATCCAACTGCCTATGCTATGTTAGCTCCAGGTGTGGTTGGCGGTGCATCGGCTTTAGAAGATTCATCTCGAGTCAAGTACAAAGATAATCTTTATGTTCCAAATCCTCAG GGTGAGACATCAGAAATATGGTTACAGAATCCAAGGGATCTTCCTGGCATGCAATCTACTCAATATTACAACTTGCCCGGACAATCGCCTCACGCCGCTCCGTTCATGCCATCACACACCGGTCACACATCTTTCAACGTAGCTGCAGCTCAATCTTCTCACATGCAGTTCCCTGGTATGTATCAACATCCTTCACAACAAGCTCCTATGGCTAGTCCTCATCATTTAGGACCGGCAATGGGCAATAACGTCGGTGTCGGAGTTGCTGCAGCTGCTGCTGGAGCACAGGTTGGTGCATATCAGCAACCTCAATTAGGTCACCTCAATTGGACAACAAATTTCTAA
- the LOC101498458 gene encoding uncharacterized protein isoform X2 gives MVPSSRTEGGTGTHLLSAKVRKTIQSIKEIVGNHSDADIYVALKETNMDPNETTQKLLNQDPFHEVKRRRDRKKEECIFILHKGSGEPRRHTENGGQGMHFYTHAEHNVRRTNYSRNSTPSFSREFRVVRDNRVNHIYKEVKPPLLQHSTSTTEKLPINTSDKSSSAASNNQKSSGARNHQAHNGPSVSHARQSKDAATNVGGKKTTSEDKQGTTSNSSARVQPTKPNNSHHSSSTAASTSSVVGVYSSSTDPVHVPSPDSRSSGVVGAIRREVGVVGVRRQSSSDHKPKQLFASSSSHANSVTGKDGTSADSLQSVGAVSKTEQLSQTAVTEPSFPSMSVSRPSLNNQYNNRPHQQLVGHQRVSQHNKEWKPKSSQKTNSNGPGVIGTPKKSVSSPAENSEDIESDTAQLQDKRSQLNVYENQNVIIAQHIRVPEIDRRRLTFGTIGVGTELDSLRHQSQYQLIGATEKSNGEATTSLTVPASELSTDDVSGSKPVDLRDDHIRSTESDSPASGSASEQQLPDNKESSSPENLENYANIRLVSDASPPYAPSVAQQQDSRDMPGFSAYDPPSGYDIPYFRPSMDETVRGQVLSPPQEVMNSHAANGVPTSTISMVQQQQPPVAQMYPQVHLSHYANLMPYRQFLSPVYVPPMAVPGYSNNPPYPHPTNGNSYVLMPGGGSHLNANSLKYGVQQFKPVPAGSPTGFGNFANPTAYAMLAPGVVGGASALEDSSRVKYKDNLYVPNPQGETSEIWLQNPRDLPGMQSTQYYNLPGQSPHAAPFMPSHTGHTSFNVAAAQSSHMQFPGMYQHPSQQAPMASPHHLGPAMGNNVGVGVAAAAAGAQVGAYQQPQLGHLNWTTNF, from the exons ATGGTCCCTTCTTCAAGAACAGAAGGTGGAACTGGAACCCACTTGTTGTCTGCTAAAGTCCGTAAAACTATTCAATCTATTAAGGAAATCGTTGGGAATCATTCTGATGCTGATATCTATGTTGCCCTTAAGGAAACAAATATGGATCCTAATGAAACCACTCAGAAATTGCTTAACCAAG aTCCATTCCATGAGGTGAAGAGAAGGAGAGACCGAAAGAAGGAG GAATGCATTTTCATACTCCACAAGGGTTCGGGTGAACCAAGAAGGCATACTGAAAATGGTGGTCAAGGAATGCATTTTTATACTCATGCTGAACATAATGTTCGAAGAACAAACTATTCTCGGAATTCTACACCTA GCTTCAGCAGAGAGTTTCGTGTTGTCAGAGACAACAGAGTAAACCATATATATAAAGAAGTAAAGCCTCCTTTGCTTCAACACTCAACATCCACCACTGAGAAATTACCTATAAACACTTCTGATAAGAG CTCGTCAGCAGCTTCTAACAATCAAAAGTCATCTGGTGCTAGAAATCACCAGGCTCATAATGGTCCTTCTGTTTCACATGCTAGACAGTCAAAAGATGCTGCTACAAATGTTGGTGGCAAAAAAACTACATCTGAGGACAAGCAAGGCACCACGTCAAATTCATCAGCACGTGTGCAACCAACTAAGCCTAACAACAGCCATCATAGTTCTTCGACAGCGGCTTCAACCAGTTCTGTAGTGGGAGTATATTCCTCTTCAACAGATCCAGTTCATGTTCCCTCTCCTGACTCCAGATCATCGGGTGTTGTTGGAGCCATTAGGCGTGAAGTTGGGGTTGTTGGTGTTCGCCGACAGTCTTCATCTGACCACAAACCGAAACAATTGTTTGCCTCTAGTAGTTCTCATGCTAATTCTGTTACTGGAAAAGATGGTACATCTGCTGATTCACTTCAATCAGTTGGTGCCGTCTCGAAGACTGAACAACTTAGTCAAACTGCTGTTACTGAGCCGTCATTCCCCAGCATGTCTGTCAGCAGACCGTCGTTGAACAATCAGTATAATAATAGGCCGCATCAACAACTTGTCGGACATCAGAGGG TCTCCCAGCATAATAAAGAGTGGAAGCCGAAATCCAGCCAGAAGACAAACAGCAACGGTCCTGGAGTGATTGGAACACCCAAAAAATCTGTTTCGTCCCCAGCTGAAAATTCTGAGGATATAGAATCAGATACAGCACAGCTTCAAGATAAACGTTCACAACTTAATGTATATGAGAACCAAAATGTGATCATAGCACAACATATTCGTGTTCCAGAGATCGATCGCCGCCGGCTGACCTTTGGTACCATTGGTGTTGGGACAGAACTTGATTCTTTGAGGCATCAATCTCAATATCAATTAATAGGAGCGACTGAAAAGTCCAATGGCGAAGCGACTACGAG CTTGACAGTACCTGCTTCAGAGTTGTCCACTGATGATGTTTCTGGGAGCAAGCCGGTGGATTTACGGGATGACCACATCAGAAGTACCGAGTCTGATTCTCCAGCATCTGGTTCTGCTTCTGAGCAACAGTTGCCTGATAACAAAGAATCTTCAAGCCCTGAGAATCTGGAAAATTATGCCAATATTCGATTGGTAAGTGATGCAAGTCCGCCCTATGCACCTTCAGTGGCACAACAGCAAGATTCTCGTGATATGCCTGGCTTCTCG GCTTACGACCCTCCCTCTGGTTATGATATTCCTTATTTCAGACCTTCCATGGATGAAACTGTACGAGGACAGGTTCTTTCACCACCTCAGGAG GTTATGAACTCGCATGCTGCCAACGGTGTTCCGACATCCACAATTTCCATGGTGCAACAACAGCAACCTCCCGTCGCCCAAATGTATCCACAAGTTCACCTTTCACATTACGCTAACCTTATGCCCTATCGCCAGTTTCTGTCACCAGTCTACGTACCACCAATGGCCGTGCCTGGATACTCAAACAATCCTCCCTATCCTCATCCGACAAACGGCAACAGTTATGTGTTGATGCCTGGAGGTGGTTCCCATCTTAACGCCAACAGCCTTAAATACGGAGTTCAGCAGTTCAAGCCTGTTCCTGCTGGAAGTCCTACTGGGTTTGGAAACTTTGCCAATCCAACTGCCTATGCTATGTTAGCTCCAGGTGTGGTTGGCGGTGCATCGGCTTTAGAAGATTCATCTCGAGTCAAGTACAAAGATAATCTTTATGTTCCAAATCCTCAG GGTGAGACATCAGAAATATGGTTACAGAATCCAAGGGATCTTCCTGGCATGCAATCTACTCAATATTACAACTTGCCCGGACAATCGCCTCACGCCGCTCCGTTCATGCCATCACACACCGGTCACACATCTTTCAACGTAGCTGCAGCTCAATCTTCTCACATGCAGTTCCCTGGTATGTATCAACATCCTTCACAACAAGCTCCTATGGCTAGTCCTCATCATTTAGGACCGGCAATGGGCAATAACGTCGGTGTCGGAGTTGCTGCAGCTGCTGCTGGAGCACAGGTTGGTGCATATCAGCAACCTCAATTAGGTCACCTCAATTGGACAACAAATTTCTAA
- the LOC101491625 gene encoding uncharacterized protein — protein sequence MSDGWTHIKNRTLINFLVNSTAGTMFVKSIDASAYMKTGIKIFELLDNFVEEIGEQNIVQVVTDNGSNYVLVGKLLTAKRPHLFWTLCDAHCLDLMLKDIGKIAKVKTVIQKGISLVGFIYNHTLALNIMRKNIDNVELVRHGVTRFATTFLTLQRLHKQKTNLRKMFTSEEWLKSKAANDPKGKKATCIVLLTSFWNDIIYTLKVMGPLVQVLRLVDNEKKPAMAYIYAAIIKAKEDIRKAFNEQASKYIDVFAIIDERWKCQLHHPLHFVGYYLNPKYFYSKPEIENDPILVGGLHLCIETLSESHQMGDMTTTHLAEYKIANGLFGLGGAIRQRATLAPAEWWKTYGAQTPLLQLLAIKVLSLTCSSSGCERNWSTFEHIHSKRSRLEHKRLEDLVFVKYNQTLKERYDCRDVIEPIVLNDDGDYINEFEVRDLGEDDELVEELVYADDNLTWTDVANASEANEPMVYTRRATKEKAVASASKAIAQEAISKKVVVEEDVEEVEPIYVEDDEDEENEEYIEVDEEEEEEAEEEDYVEDHDDL from the exons ATGTCAGATGGTTGGACACACATAAAGAATAGGACTTTGATAAATTTCTTGGTGAATTCCACAGCAGGAACAATGTTTGTGAAGAGTATTGATGCTTCTGCTTACATGAAGACTGGGATTAAGATATTTGAGCTATTGGACAATTTTGTTGAGGAGATTGGTGAGCAAAATATTGTGCAGGTGGTTACTGACAATGGAAGTAATTATGTATTGGTCGGTAAACTACTAACTGCCAAGAGACCACACTTGTTTTGGACTTTGTGTGATGCACATTGTCTAGACCTAATGTTAAAAGATATTGGAAAGATTGCTAAGGTTAAAACAGTTATTCAAAAAGGGATTAGTCTTGTCGGCTTCATTTATAACCACACATTGGCGTTGAATATAATGAGGAAGAACATTGACAATGTTGAATTGGTTAGACATGGAGTCACAAGGTTTGCTACCACATTTCTTACTTTGCAAAGATTGCATAAACAAAAAACCAACCTTAGAAAGATGTTCACTTCAGAAGAATGGTTGAAGTCCAAGGCAGCTAACGATCCTAAGGGAAAGAAAGCAACATGTATTGTACTTTTGACATCATTTTGGAATGATATCATCTACACTCTTAAGGTTATGGGACCTCTTGTACAAGTGTTAAGACTTGTTGATAATGAGAAAAAACCTGCAATGGCATACATATATGCAGCAATAATCAAGGCCAAGGAGGATATTCGAAAAGCTTTCAATGAACAAGCAAGCAAGTACATAGATGTATTTGCAATCATTGATGAAAGGTGGAAATGTCAACTTCATCATCCATTGCATTTTGTAGGCTACTACCTAAATCCGAAGTATTTTTATAGCAAACCAGAAATTGAGAATGATCCCATATTGGTGGGAGGTCTTCACTTATGCATCGAAACACTTAGTGAAAGTCATCAAATGGGTGACATGACTACAACACACTTGGCGGAATATAAGATTGCTAATGGTCTCTTTGGATTGGGTGGAGCAATAAGACAAAGGGCAACATTAGCTCCCG CTGAGTGGTGGAAGACTTATGGAGCACAAACTCCACTGTTGCAATTATTGGCCATTAAAGTGTTGAGTTTGACATGCAGTTCTTCAGGATGTGAGCGTAATTGGAGTACTTTTGAGCAT ATTCATTCCAAGAGAAGTAGACTTGAGCATAAAAGGTTGGAAGACTTGGTTTTCGTTAAGTATAATCAGACTTTGAAAGAGCGGTATGATTGTCGTGATGTGATTGAACCAATTGTCTTGAATGATGATGGTGATTATATCAATGAATTTGAAGTGAGAGACTTGGGGGAAGATGATGAACTTGTTGAAGAATTAGTTTATGCCGATGATAATCTAACTTGGACTGATGTTGCCAATGCAAGTGAGGCTAATGAGCCGATGGTCTACACTAGGCGAGCAACAAAAGAAAAGGCAGTTGCAAGTGCATCTAAGGCAATTGCACAAGAAGCAATATCAAAAAAAGTGGTGGTAGAAGAAGATGTTGAGGAAGTTGAACCTATTTATGTTGAAGATGACGAGGATGAGGAAAACGAAGAATATATTGAAGTTGATgaggaagaggaggaggaaGCAGAGGAAGAAGACTATGTTGAAGATCATGATGATCTTTGA